A region of Clarias gariepinus isolate MV-2021 ecotype Netherlands chromosome 25, CGAR_prim_01v2, whole genome shotgun sequence DNA encodes the following proteins:
- the LOC128513268 gene encoding transmembrane protein 200C has product MIATGGLLRISRRQDSLRTKNRAENKRRRKARKKMKNNVVVVKGKLKLFSVSGLVAAIGLFVLIVGISMAVLGYWPKETSNYPKVLPRETQLIKQATDSKKKIQPASNFTSNTKLWMKLHWNSSDGTINATKPNFHPVGFFDGLFTTYLYSDNLKVFGPLVMGIGIFLFICANAVLHENRDKKTKIIDLRDIYSTVIDIHSLRSKGHAPLNGLLDCTQSKEGDLPSATHRTAMPSRGSWPSTVSCKEKDYRSSSFSRKFSWSRERQSLTETIYTIYRDQNKLKEPTPAPKEWETRSIVTSSVNAFTLPVIKLNNHEMEAREEREGEHVTPCNLTEKLQPECQSSEFSEELLSTAIQTEAEVLMAGLSVSRDPKLSGDVSSGCQQQLQLPGSGFRILGSHLSLNALSDLGTGRHEERSRRFSCPRLDRLGSKGYIKLAALGGDSFEAPDGVPETGVEEPEQTGTQSYVMNAQIFPNNSLTQLHTEPIMLNPHTTDVDMDPKANLQQGEQV; this is encoded by the coding sequence ATGATAGCGACAGGCGGGCTCCTGAGGATCTCCCGGCGGCAAGATTCGCTCCGCACCAAGAACCGAGCGGAAAACAAGCGAAGGAGAAAAGCCAGGAAAAAGATGAAGAACAATGTGGTGGTGGTAAAGGGGAAGCTGAAGCTGTTCTCCGTATCTGGCCTGGTTGCAGCAATCGGATTGTTCGTCTTAATAGTGGGAATATCAATGGCCGTCCTGGGATACTGGCCTAAAGAGACCTCAAATTATCCAAAAGTCTTACCAAGAGAGACGCAGCTCATAAAACAGGCAActgattctaaaaaaaaaattcagccaGCATCAAACTTTACGAGCAATACAAAGCTCTGGATGAAGCTGCACTGGAATAGCAGTGACGGTACGATTAACGCTACCAAGCCTAATTTCCATCCTGTTGGATTTTTTGATGGTTTGTTTACCACTTATCTGTACTCCGACAACCTCAAAGTGTTTGGACCACTGGTTATGGGAATTGGTATCTTCCTTTTTATTTGCGCCAATGCCGTACTCCATGAGAACCGGGACAAGAAGACCAAAATCATTGACCTGAGGGACATTTACTCTACGGTTATAGACATCCACAGCTTGCGCTCCAAGGGCCATGCTCCTCTTAACGGGCTGTTAGACTGCACACAGTCCAAGGAAGGAGATCTTCCATCAGCCACACATAGGACAGCCATGCCTTCAAGAGGCTCCTGGCCTTCTACTGTCTCATGTAAAGAAAAGGATTACAGGAGCTCATCGTTCAGCAGAAAGTTTAGCTGGTCTAGAGAAAGACAGTCACTTACTGAGACGATCTACACCATATACAGAGATCAGAACAAGCTTAAAGAACCAACACCTGCTCCCAAGGAGTGGGAGACACGCTCCATAGTCACCTCCTCAGTTAACGCTTTCACATTACCTGTAATTAAACTCAACAACCATGAAATGGAGGCGAGAGAAGAGCGGGAGGGGGAGCATGTTACACCATGCAATCTGACAGAAAAGCTGCAGCCAGAGTGCCAGAGCTCTGAATTCTCAGAAGAACTTCTCAGCACTGCCATACAAACCGAAGCTGAGGTACTGATGGCAGGTTTGTCGGTATCTCGGGATCCCAAGCTCTCAGGTGATGTATCCAGTGGATGCCAGCAGCAGCTGCAGCTTCCCGGTTCTGGGTTTAGGATCCTGGGATCCCACCTGTCCCTGAATGCCCTTTCCGACCTGGGCACTGGACGGCACGAAGAAAGGTCACGCAGATTCAGCTGCCCGAGGCTGGACCGCTTGGGCAGTAAGGGCTATATAAAACTGGCAGCACTAGGAGGAGACTCATTTGAAGCCCCAGATGGGGTGCCAGAAACAGGTGTGGAGGAACCAGAGCAGACAGGAACACAGAGTTATGTTATGAATGCACAAATATTCCCCAATAACTCCCTCACACAGCTGCACACAGAACCTATCATGTTGAACCCTCACACAACTGATGTAGACATGGACCCAAAGGCAAATCTCCAGCAGGGAGAGCAGGTCTGA